The following DNA comes from Candidatus Rokuibacteriota bacterium.
TTACGCGCGGGCCAAGCTCATCGTGGACGCGCGGGCGGCCTGATGGCCACCGACCTTCAGGCCGTCGCGGTTCGGGCGGATGTGGTTGGCGTGGTGAATCATCCACGTCGAGAGCGACAAGACCTTGCGCTCGAGGGCTCTCAGACAGGCGAGCCGGCTGGCGTCGATGGGGCCATGGACAGATCTGCGCGTCATGACGACGGGCATTCCGCGACTCCGTGCTGGCTCGTCCGACAAGTGTGGCTGTCCAAACGCGTGCTCAGGGATCACGGACGGCGGGCAACTGGCATCGAGAGCCCGACGAGCCTCACGAGCCGACTGGAGGGTTGGGCCGGCGCCGGTGCCAGTCCGTGGCCTGCTCGTAGGCGTGTGCGGCCTGGAGCACGCGTGCCTCGTCGTACGGTCGTCCCACGAGCTGAAGCCCGATGGGGAGCCCCGCCTTCGAGAAGCCGCACGGCACCGAGATCGCCGGCGCGCCGGCCAGCGACGCCGGAGTCGTGTGGGAGCGATGGCCGAAAAACCGGCGAGCCGCCACGTCCTTGCTGGTGACGGGGTCCTGCTCCCTCTCGATGAGCGGGGACGGCGCGTGCATGGTCGGGCAGAGCAGCAGGTCGTGAGTGGCGAGGGCGTCGAGCACCCGCTGGCGGATCAGCGCGCGGGCGCGGTTGGCTTGGTGATAGAGCGCTGTCGGCAGCAAGCTGGCGGTGAGCAGCCGCCGGCGCGTCCCCTGGTCGTAGTCGCTCGGTCGCGTCTTGAGCCACTCGAGTTGGCGCGCGGTCGCCTCGGAGTCGCACACCGCCATGAACGTGGCGCCGGCGAGGGCGAGGAGTGGCAGCGAGACGTCCTCGATGAGCGCCCCGAGCTTTCCAAGCAGCGTGGCCGCCTCGAGGACGGCAGCCCTCACCTCCGGCTCGGTTCCACCACCCTCGGTCAGCTCGCGGACGACCCCGACACGGAGGCCTCGAATGTCCCCGGTCAGGGCTGCCGGGTAGTCCGGAACCGGCCGCCGCGTCGTCAGCGGCTCCCTCGTGTCGTGCCCCGCGATCACCTTCAGCACGAGCCCGGCGTCAGCGACGGTGCGGGTAAGGGGGCCGGCGGTGTCCATGGACCAGCTCGCTGGGAACGTTCCGTGGCGAGAGACCAATCCCCATGTCGGCCGCAGGCCAACCGTGCCGCACCAGGCGGCGGGGATCCGGATCGAGCCTCCGGTGTCCTCGCCCAGTGTGAAGGCCGCGAGCGCGGCGGCCGTCGCGACGCCCGACCCACCGGATGAGCCGCCGGGGTGATGCGCCAGGTTCCACGGGTTCCGCGGCTGACCGAAGGGAAAGTTGACGGTGCCACCCAGCGCGAACTCGGAGAGGTTCAGCTTGCCGAGAAGGATTGCGCCCGCTGCGGTAAGCCGTGCGACGACCGTGGCATCCGCGTCGGGCACGAAGGCCTCGAGGATGCGCGATCCGAGCGTGGTACGGATGCCCTTGGTGTCGAACTGATCCTTCACCGCGAATGGAACTCCGAGGAGCGGGGCCGGGTCACCGGCGGCCAAGGCGCGCTCGGCTCGTCGGGCCGCCTCACGGGCCTCGGCCGGACACACCGTGATGAACGCGCGGAGCCGTCCGTCGAGGCGGTCGATCCGATCGAGATAGCAATCCACCAGTTCGACCGGTGAAACCTCCTTCCGGCGAACGAGGGCCGCCAGGTCGGTCGCGCTGAGCAACGCGAGCTCGTCGCCGGGGCGGCTCATGATGCGCGGTCCGGGTCGACGGGCGCGGGAACCGGCTCGGGCGCGTCGGCGGCGAGTTCGCTTAGCGGCAGCAGTGCCTCAATGAACGCGTTCAGTCGATGCGTCACCTCGGCCAGATCTTCTCGACTCATCGGGAGCCCGAGGGTCGCCGCCATTGCCTGCACCTCGGATTCTTGAAGGTTTGCCATTGGAGCCCCCATTCGAAGAGCGCGGAAGTTTGACTGACTCAAAGCGGCTGCGCCATCTTGACAAACTGATATGCTTACAGTATACGACTGGCATGTCAACTGGTACCTCAGGGCCACTGAGACGGCACCTCGCCTATGACACCATCCGGGCGAAGATCCTGTCTGGAGAGTTCCCGCCCGGAAGCACCCTGTCCGAAGC
Coding sequences within:
- a CDS encoding amidase; translated protein: MSRPGDELALLSATDLAALVRRKEVSPVELVDCYLDRIDRLDGRLRAFITVCPAEAREAARRAERALAAGDPAPLLGVPFAVKDQFDTKGIRTTLGSRILEAFVPDADATVVARLTAAGAILLGKLNLSEFALGGTVNFPFGQPRNPWNLAHHPGGSSGGSGVATAAALAAFTLGEDTGGSIRIPAAWCGTVGLRPTWGLVSRHGTFPASWSMDTAGPLTRTVADAGLVLKVIAGHDTREPLTTRRPVPDYPAALTGDIRGLRVGVVRELTEGGGTEPEVRAAVLEAATLLGKLGALIEDVSLPLLALAGATFMAVCDSEATARQLEWLKTRPSDYDQGTRRRLLTASLLPTALYHQANRARALIRQRVLDALATHDLLLCPTMHAPSPLIEREQDPVTSKDVAARRFFGHRSHTTPASLAGAPAISVPCGFSKAGLPIGLQLVGRPYDEARVLQAAHAYEQATDWHRRRPNPPVGS